From a single Arachis hypogaea cultivar Tifrunner chromosome 3, arahy.Tifrunner.gnm2.J5K5, whole genome shotgun sequence genomic region:
- the LOC112734534 gene encoding ent-kaurenoic acid oxidase 2 produces MVVLGLSAGVVTALLGVVLVVTLIVKNVNWFFYEAKLGAKKRSLLPPGDLGLPFVGNMWSFLSAYKSPNPETFINSFYSRYGKTGMYKSLMFGSPGIIVTTPELSRKILTDDENFKLGWPRSTIELVGEKSFIAMGDEDHKRLRRLTSASINGLEPLSMYLAFMDELMKNELEKWSKMGQIELLTELRRLTFKIIIHIFLGASSTSVMEALEKEYTKLNYGMRALRIDLPGFAFHKAFKARKNLVSIFQSVVNERRKEKLENPNKTAKDMLDQLIDAEDENGRKLADDEVIDIMIMYLNAGHESSGHTTMWATLILQQHPQYFQKAKQEQEEIVKRRPPNQKGMTMKEYRQMDFLSKAIDETMRYITFSLMTFREAKRDVKLNGFLIPEGWKVFVWYRAIHQDPQVYPNPRIFDPSRFDAPRKAGEFLPFGLGTRLCPGNELAKLEITVFLHHFLLNYKLEHTNPNAPIMFLPHTRPVDNCLARVVRLTPYSN; encoded by the exons ATGGTGGTGTTGGGTCTTTCTGCTGGTGTGGTTACAGCCCTGCTGGGTGTAGTTTTGGTGGTAACTTTGATTGTAAAGAATGTGAACTGGTTTTTTTACGAAGCTAAGTTGGGAGCGAAGAAGCGCAGTCTTCTTCCTCCGGGTGACTTGGGTTTACCTTTTGTTGGTAATATGTGGTCTTTCCTCTCTGCTTATAAATCTCCCAATCCTGAAACTTTTATCAACTCATTCTACTCCAG GTATGGGAAAACTGGAATGTACAAGTCTCTAATGTTCGGAAGCCCAGGGATCATTGTTACAACACCGGAATTGAGCAGAAAGATTCTGACAGATGATGAAAACTTCAAGCTTGGGTGGCCTCGTTCAACGATTGAGCTTGTTGGAGAGAAATCTTTCATTGCAATGGGCGATGAAGATCACAAGCGTCTTAGGCGTTTGACTTCTGCTTCAATCAATGGCTTGGAACCACTTTCCATGTACTTGGCTTTCATGGACGAACTCATGAAAAACGAATTggaaaaatggtccaagatgGGTCAAATTGAGTTGTTGACTGAACTCAGAAGGCTTACCTTTAAGATCATCATCCACATTTTCCTTGGCGCCTCCAGCACTTCTGTTATGGAAGCTTTGGAAAAGGAATACACTAAGCTCAACTATGGCATGAGAGCTTTGCGCATTGATCTTCCCGGTTTTGCATTCCACAAAGCCTTCAAG GCTAGAAAGAATCTGGTTAGCATATTTCAAAGTGTTGTGAATGAGAGGAGAAAGGAGAAGTTAGAAAATCCAAACAAAACAGCAAAAGATATGTTGGATCAATTGATTGATGCTGAAGACGAGAACGGTAGGAAATTGGCTGATGATGAAGTGATTGACATTATGATAATGTATTTGAATGCTGGACATGAATCTTCTGGACACACTACCATGTGGGCTACTTTGATTCTTCAACAGCACCCTCAGTATTTCCAAAAGGCTAAGCAAGAACAGGAAGAGATAGTGAAGCGGAGGCCACCAAATCAGAAGGGTATGACAATGAAGGAATATAGGCAGATGGATTTCCTCTCAAAGGCAATTGATGAAACTATGCGCTATATTACCTTCTCTTTAATGACATTCCGGGAGGCAAAGCGTGATGTCAAACTGAATG GTTTTCTTATTCCCGAAGGTTGGAAGGTTTTTGTTTGGTATAGGGCTATTCACCAAGACCCTCAGGTTTATCCTAATCCAAGGATATTTGATCCTTCAAGATTTGAT GCCCCCCGCAAGGCTGGTGAGTTTCTGCCATTTGGGTTGGGAACCAGATTGTGCCCTGGGAATGAGCTTGCCAAATTGGAAATCACAGTGTTTCTTCATCACTTTCTGCTGAACTACAA GCTTGAGCATACAAATCCAAATGCTCCCATAATGTTCCTTCCTCATACAAGGCCCGTGGACAATTGCTTGGCTAGAGTTGTCAGACTTACCCCTTATTCCAATTAG
- the LOC112734533 gene encoding alpha N-terminal protein methyltransferase 1 produces the protein MKVMKANWAFSNRECSVIGFLRTCVSLSSGSSHRCSVSFPPNRRIRCMDAAGLDSDGREFKSPDEMWTEQAGDPNKKTLWYRNGVSYWEGVEASMDGVLGGFANVNEPDIKCSEEFLKIILSERFPADARHQPLVALDCGSGIGRITKNLLIRHFNEVDLLEPVSHFLEAARQTLGPENHMNSDTHKAVNFYCVPLQDFTPESGRYDVIWIQWCIGHLTDDDFVSFFKRAKVGLKPGGLFILKENLARSGFVLDNEDRSVTRSDLYFKELFSRCGLHVYKSKDQRGFPEELFAVKMYALTTDVPKKVNRTRSKSQANRPRIIK, from the exons ATGAAGGTTATGAAAGCAAATTGGGCTTTTAGTAATAGAGAATGCTCTGTTATTGGGTTCCTTCGCACTTGTGTGAGTCTGAGTAGTGGTAGTAGTCATCGTTGTTCTGTGTCTTTCCCTCCAAACCGTCGAATTAGGTGCATGGACGCCGCCGGCTTAGATTCCGATGGCCGTGAATTCAAGAGCCCCGACGAGATGTGGACCGAGCAAGCCGGTGACCCCAACAAGAAGACCCTTTGGTACCGTAACGGCGTCTCCTATTGGGAG GGTGTTGAGGCATCCATGGATGGGGTATTGGGAGGGTTTGCAAATGTGAACGAACCTGATATCAAATGCAGTGAGGAGTTTTTGAAGATTATTTTGTCTGAACGTTTTCCAGCTGATGCTAGACACCAACCACTTGTTGCTCTTG ATTGCGGTTCTGGCATTGGCAGAATTACAAAAAATCTGTTAATAAGACACTTCAATGAG gTTGATCTTCTTGAGCCAGTATCACACTTCTTAGAGGCTGCACGTCAAACTTTGGGCCCCGAAAATCATATGAATTCAGATACTCACAAAGCAGTTAATTTTTATTGTGTTCCTCTTCAG GATTTTACACCAGAATCTGGAAGATATGATGTAATATGGATTCAATGGTGTATTGGTCATCTAACTGATGATGATTTTGTTTCATTTTTCAAGAGGGCAAAG GTTGGCCTCAAACCAGGTGGATTGTTCATCTTGAAGGAGAATCTTGCTAGAAGTG GATTTGTGCTGGATAATGAAGATCGAAGCGTTACAAGATCTGACTTGTACTTCAAGGAACTCTTTTCTCGATGTGGATTGCATGTCTACAAATCAAAG GATCAGAGAGGATTCCCGGAGGAATTGTTCGCTGTGAAGATGTATGCATTAACCACAGATGTTCCAAAGAAGGTTAACCGCACCAGATCTAAGTCACAAGCTAATAGGCCCAGGATCATCAAGTGA